A window of Cryptomeria japonica chromosome 3, Sugi_1.0, whole genome shotgun sequence contains these coding sequences:
- the LOC131077434 gene encoding probable inositol oxygenase gives MEMPILPVHSHHCDEGGQELGFVVPESNAFGRDFRSYYTEGEQKSVVEETYCKNHAYQTFESVQRMREKHLCFNKGEMGIWECAELLNDIVDESDPDLDVPQIEHLLQTAEAIRKDYPDQDWFHLTAFIHDLGKVLLHPKFGQSPQCAVVGDTFPVGCPFVKFKYV, from the exons ATGGAGATGCCAATACTACCTGTGCATAGCCACCATTGCGATGAAGGAGGACAAGAGCTTGGCTTTGTGGTTCCTGAATCGAATGCATTTGGCAGAGATTTCAG GTCTTATTATACAGAAGGTGAACAGAAGTCAGTTGTTGAAGAGACTTACTGTAAAAATCATGCCTATCAGACATTTGAATCG GTGCAGAGAATGAGAGAAAAGCATCTGTGCTTCAATAAAGGAGAGATGGGTATCTGGGAATGCGCAGAGTTATTGAATGACATCGTGGATGAGAGTGACCCCGATCTGGATGTGCCTCAGATCGAGCACCTCCTGCAAACTGCAGAAGCCATTAGAAAAGATTATCCTGACCAAGACTGGTTTCATCTCACTGCCTTTATTCATG ACTTGGGCAAGGTTTTGCTTCATCCCAAATTTGGCCAGTCACCTCAATGTGCTGTGGTCG GCGATACATTTCCAGTCGGATGTCCATTCGTTAAATTCAAGTATGTGTGA